Proteins encoded in a region of the Burkholderiales bacterium genome:
- a CDS encoding anthranilate/aminodeoxychorismate synthase component II (TrpG; with TrpE catalyzes the formation of anthranilate and glutamate from chorismate and glutamine; TrpG provides the glutamine amidotransferase activity) — translation MLLMIDNYDSFTFNLVQYLGELGQEVRVVRNDEVTLDEVGAM, via the coding sequence ATGATCGACAATTACGATTCCTTCACCTTCAACCTGGTGCAGTATCTTGGTGAGCTGGGGCAGGAGGTCCGCGTCGTGCGCAACGATGAGGTCACGCTGGATGAAGTTGGCGCAATG